The sequence below is a genomic window from Etheostoma cragini isolate CJK2018 chromosome 20, CSU_Ecrag_1.0, whole genome shotgun sequence.
TAAGCAACAACTCAACtatcattcagaaaaaaaaatgttatgccaCCTAACTTAGTGATGAAATTGCAACACAATTTGCAGGATGAACTGACACAGTGGAACCGCTTGACAGAAGAGATGCTGTACCTCCTTATCGTCATTATTGGTACAGTGTCACGTCCTACTAATCAAACTTGGGAAGTTAGTTTGTTAGATAAAAACTGTactatagtgtgtgtgtcttgtgtttccagGTGAACGCTATGTCCCAGGTGTCAGTCAGGTGACCAAAGAGGACGTGACAATGAGGGAGGTTATCCACCTGCTGTGCATTGAGCCCATGGCTCATAGTAGCCTGGTCAAGGGTCTGCCGGAGAACGTAAGCTGCACATACTGTCTAAATTATAAAGTTAGTATCTAAGTTTTTGTAAGGGAATGATCATTTCATaacaagttttaaatgtttttttgtaggaGAGCCATGAAACAGGCCTGGAGACTGTAATTACCAAAGTTGCCACCTTCAAGTATGTAGAGACTGAAAGAGCTTATGAAATATCTCCTTAATTGTCCTTCCAGAGTTGGTTTAATCTGTCTGTTCTGCACCGTTTTAAGAAAACCGGGAGTGTCAGGGCATGGATTGTATGGACTAAAAAAAGAGCGTCTGGTAGAATTCAACCCTTTCTTCTACCATTATTCAAGATCACAGCATAGCAAGGTAATGCAATGTCTCAACACCAGTTTTACGTcaaattaacacaacttttgtttaatattcctcattttattatcttttacGGTTTGCAGGCAGAAGAGTCTCAGAAGAAGCGGAGGACTCAGGAGGGCAATGATAAAGGTGAATGTCTTTGCTCTGCACACCTATGTATAGCTACAAAATATGACAAACTGTACTCCACTTGTTAGTGCTACTAACATTccctcatttttttttgtgcttagCTCTGCGTCCACCGGTACCCCCAGCCTTCTGCCCACCTTTCTCCAGCATTGTTCGTTTGCTCTGCTGTGACATAATCATCCACGTCCTGAGACGCGTCCTGCAGAGAGCTGCAGAGGACCGGTCAACTCATTGGACAGAAGCCATGATCCAGAGGGTACacattacatgtgtttttttttcccttacaGAGTCCGCCTTGCTTGGAATTTGAACTGAATTACTTAAACCACTTTCAGTAACCAAATGCACACATTTACCACACAGGCCCTTCACTTGATAGGTCAGGCATTGCttgaagagaaaacacagctTGAGCATAGCACCGTGGAGGAAGTAACCTTTGATTTCAGCCTCAAGGCGCGCAGTaagtaaaaaaactcattgttttttaagatattttcatCACTCACTTACTATTCAACATAGTTCTCAAAGCTCTAAACTGGTTTGGATTTGTGACATAAATGTCTATTCTGTTATTCCAGGAATCGGTTCAGAACACGGAAAGTCAGTGTTCCACTTCTTGTCCAAAATTAAGGCTGTTCCTTCCCTTGAAGCTCAAAATGACATGATCAAATGGGTTCTACAGgtaggctatttatttattttttatctcagACGGTTCATTTTTGTAGACTGATGCATTTATTTTCCAGCTACCTTCACCATTttatgtgaatgtttttctgCTAGATGTTTGAAATTGTCAAGTGCCTTAGAGAGAAGTCCAGTCCAACTGCCTCCATGAGCATGGATACAACCAAGCCAGAGGAGGTAAAAGAACAATAAATGATACAATAAAAATTGTGCATTTAACAATACAATTGACTGGTCTTAACTTTTGCTTGCTCTATTTTTGGTAAGTACTAATACTGGTTAAGTTCTATACTGCCACAGTGAGTGTGAAAACCAGGCTTTTTACAAAGAAGGCTCTGGGCAGGGGAACTAGAAGATTAGGCGGTTGCTTGAGTCCAGATGAAATAACCGATTCAAGAGAGCTTTAGATCATTGTCTCCAACAATAAAGTTGTAATTGTAACTTTATTTTGGGAAAAGATACAATTATCCAAGTTAAAAGGCACCTTGTAGAGCTCATAGCTGCCCTGTCTTTCCATGAAACAACCGCCCTCCTCCTAGGTTACAGCATCCCAGCCTACcattaatttgttttccaaTTGGATCTGATTTCAAGTTGCCAAACACAATATAGCTCTGTCATGAAATTATGAGACACAGCACAAACTGAATTGCATTGTGTATTTTCACAGTATTGAGAAGTTTGGCTGTCTGCCTTGTTATTATTCCAGAGTGCTCAGGACAAAGAGAAAGCTGAGCGCAAAAGAAAGGCAGAGGCAGCCAAACTCCACCGACAGAAGATTATGGCCCAGATGTCAGCAATGCAGAAAAACTTCATTGAGTCAAATAAGATGCTGTATGAGAACATGCCGGACAGTGGGGCACCGGGAGAGGCTGTCACATCTACTGAGAGGTGAGAAGGAccatactttctttttttttcttcttttttttaaattattatatataaatccatgtgtgtttttagcttAGTTTGGCTAATTCTATCTTGGATTACGTTTATTCCCCTCCCCCTAGCTGTGTCATGGAGCACAGGGAGCTGTGTGTAGCCATCGGGCCCCACCGAGGCTCCTCTCCGGCCGAGAGGGAGGTGCTCACTTGCATTCTTTGTCAGGAAGAACAGGAAGTTGTGCCCCAGGCTCCAGCCATGGTGCTGACTGCGTGTGTCCAGAGGTCCACTGTTCTGACACAGTGCAGAGGAAAGATACCGACCTATAAAACAGATGGTCAGTCCATTTacaaatcatttaatttaatttaattgtaacTGTGATTTGACTCTGACACATTTGACTCATATGTGCATTGTATTTATCTCTTCAAGGAACATGGACAGCATATCCCCTCTTCATGCCTCCTGAACTGGCAGTTGGCACCCACACTGGCAGCTGTGGACATGTCATGCATGCCACATGTTGGCAGAAGTGAGTTATTACTAGAACAAATTTGCTAATTATCATTCTGTTAGCGCTCCCCtttatgtgtatgtgcgtgtggcCTGTTAGAAGGCACAATAGACAGTTATTTTGCCATTAAGGTGTTattctctgtatttttcagatattttgagGCTGTTCAGAATATGACCAGGAACCGGCTCCATGCTGAGCTGATCATCGATCTGGAGAATGGGGAGTACTTGTGTCCCCTGTGCAAGTCTCTGTGCAACACTGTTGTCCCTCTCATCCCGTTTGAAACACTAACGTTTAACTAGTAAGTCCAGTTCACCTTATTCATGCCAATCTGCAATAGATCGTTGGTTGTACAAATGTATGGAAGTTATTTGTTTCCCATGTACAGTGAAAATGCAGAGATAATTGGACAGCATTTGACCCTGCCTCGCTGGATCCAGATCATCTCTGCCAGGATTAAAGGACTCAAGTCAGTCACTCAGGATAATGGTAAGAAGACATACTCAACATACCATCATTGCATATCTTTGGATGGGTGGCACAGAAGAAGGCATGTGacattgctgttgtgttttaggTTCGGCCACCACAGCTCCTTGCCTTACAGTGTCCACTAATGGAAAACCTGCACAAAATATCCCAATATGGACGTAGAGCATCAACTAACCTGGCAGACTCACACATGGAGGCTGTTATGTTAGTTAGCTGTTGATGTAAACTCAGCGCTTTAGTTGCTTCATACTAAAAGCTATAATTTGCTTAATGTGATAGAGGgcttttactatttatttgcaGCATATGGACTGTACAAACAGCCTTCTGCTAGTCTCTGTATGTACCCTTTTTTGGATTGTGGCTTACCTTAATATCAGTTATTTAGCTTCAGTAGTCTCGTATAAGCTCCATCCAATGTCATTATGCCTAGTTGTTTGTGATGTGTGACACTCTGGTGATTATAATTgatcttctctctctcatgcagATTGCAACACAGAAGGCAGTAGTGTTGATGGGGACACGGGGCTGTGTGGAGAGGGCCAGTCAGACTTTAGATCCATTCTGAGCTATGGTGTACAAGAACCGTGAGTGAAACTGTCCGCTCCTTTGGTGTCACTCAAGTatctatgttttttgtttagcaCACAAGTATGAACTCTATACTGGTGGTTGTTTTTCAGGAGAAAGTTCTCCGACAGCATAGCAGAGATGTTGGTTGTTTGCGCCACTACCGTTCACAGGGTGGGACTGCAGACGGCACCCAATGAGCTTTGCCCATATGTGCCCGTTATGGCTTGGAACACATGTGCCTTCACTATTCAGGCCATAGGTACAGTAGGAGTTACAAGGCTTATTGTgtctatttgtttttctttcaatttaatttaaatacatttgcatgtCTTTACAGAAAACATATTGCAGGAAGAAGGAAAGCCACTGTTTGGGTCCTTACAAAACAGACAGGTTGGATTTCTCATGGCTCATCAACAGCTGTCAAATAATGCATGCAACGTATCATGGTTTAGGTTCAACTTGGTCTGACATCCGTTTTTTGAAATGCTGCTCTATTTTAGCTTGCAGGTCTGAAGGCAATTGTTCAGTTTTCAGCAGCTCAGAGACTTAAGAGCTCCCAGGCTGTCATTCAAAGGCACTTCAAAGACATGTTGGGAAGTATGTTGTCATTTAAGAATACATCCATTTACttgaaaagttaaaattttAGAAGTTGCACAGCAATGTAAAATATGGAATGTGCTCTATATTGTGGCTTATGGTCATAACTGTGACTTCTTTCTCCAGTTTTGCTTCCGGGCATAGGCAGAAAAAACAGCCCTTCTCTTCTGGAGGTGGACTTTTTCCATCTTCTGGTAGGTTCCACCTAGAGGGTACAGCTTTGTTGAGAATGATAGACTCCAACTTGTCTTGTCCTCACCTTTAAACAAGttcttgttgtgttttgtcaggTGGGGTTGGTGTTGTCTATACCTGCACTGTATCAGGAGGAGGCTGTAGACTTACAGCCGTCTGCAGTCAGCTCTGCCTACAACCACCTGTACATCCTGCATCTAGTCACTATGGCTCATATACTACAGGTTCTCATTTCCTCTAAAGGTACAAACTGCAAAACCATACATTCTGGTTTACTTACTGAAATACCTTCAGAACGTAGTACAATAACGAGGATGACTAAATAAAGGTGTATAAATTTCTTCTTAGATTTCCCTGTTGTGGCTGGAGAGGAGACGGAGGAGGCGAGAGCAGCATCAGAGCTTTACGCTACAGTGTGGTACAAGTGTTTCtcatcatattattatttatctggCAAGATACATGAACagaattatttcttttttttttcgacatttaaTGAAAATCTGTCAATGAGATCTGTGAATTGcttgtagtttttgttttaaatttcagttatcttttatttgttttgcgGCAAACTATAAGTGAATAAGGTACACTCTCCCTACCCTACTGAATGACACACCAATTTTTGTTGTAAATGCCAGCATATACAGCAACATCCATTTAAAGCTACAACAAGCATGACAGGGAATAGGTTTCCTGGCTGTTTAATCATGCGTTTAGATGTGCAGTTCATTTGAGCTCAAAACTCACTAACATAATATCATCTAAAAGAAAAGTCCATGTGTTACCTTGattataaaatttaaaataaattaaatgtgagTTGAAACTATTGACTGATATGTACAGTGTTTCTACATATATTCAATGAAcatctctttttcctatttAGGTGAAAGCTTAACATTTTTTCCACAGGTCACACTACTAAACTCAGAATTTatctagtaaaaaaaaaaatagatagaaCTGTGTCCAAAGAATTACGGCTGCTGAAATTGAGTCTCTAAAAATGTAAGCTCAAatctgttttttccccccacaaaGGTTTGTTTGAAATCTGCATTTCTACCAACCCACATTAATTTTTAAGCTCAGTTGACCATCCCTTTTACCCTGCAATAAGGAGACAATTGTTCTTTTTCCGAcctgaaacaaaataatttgcatttctAATTCCGTTCACAGTTTAAATGGCAGCTCTTGacaagaaaaaattaaatgtttgacaGGAATGAACCTCACCTGGTTGAATGGAAACAAATGCTCACTTAGTAGAGGCAAACTTTGCTCCTTGTTTCTTTTCCATGCTCCATGCTCAGTGATGTGCATGGTAATGTGGACTGCCCTCAGCTTGTTTGACAGATTGTTCTTGGATTTACTCATCAGGCTGATTCCAGATGTGTCCGGCAGCTCTGTGGCAGAAAGAGTGAATAGAGGAATCGAACCTTTCCTCCGCTGTGCTGCTCTCTTTTTCAGTTGCCTTACAGGTGTTCATCCTCCAGAGGAGCTTTCTAGTACTGCTGGTAGGTGAAGAATTATAtaattttaacatactacaaaTGACTATTTAAAGAATTCAAGCTGACATTTTAGGTCTTTGCAGTTACATCTCAAGGTCAGAGGGAGGCGCTATGCAGCTACTTGGCACTACCTTCTAATGTGTTCCAGCTCTTCCAAGACCACAGAAACACTGTTGCTCCACTGATGCAAAGGTACAGTATATGATAAACATTGAGACAAGGCCAATTAATTTGATCAgtgatttgttttcatattgacTGGAGAGGTGAGCAGTTTTGTCTGTCtatacagcacctgtttactggttccacttattattcaacttatttagtattattcatcattctcatatctcacttattatttattatttactatttactcatcattcccattgtcatatctcacttatttatttattcatcattctcattttctatttcagaactgttcatactgttcatattgtaatatgataacataatactatttatcccagtagcCTTgacactatgctccacatttaaataatttgtattgaactcttcattgcctctatattgtttctgtttagagtatgtatatattagtgtgtatatattgttttggttgttttgtatgtgtaagcacattgtgtgacgatgctccaaagaaaaattcctcgtatgtgtcctcatacctggcaaataaagcttaTTCTGATTTATGACAATTCTTTTTCCTCCTTAGGTGGAGTGGGAGCCCAGCTGTAACTAAAGCAATGAAAAGCAACATCCAGACAGTCAGGTAGACTTTGGGCTTTGTATTCTTTCAGTCCCACTTATATTTAGGAATAAAACAGCACCTAATAATTGATCAATAAACACTCCAGATACCCCAGGAGAAGGAATCGTTTGATTGATCTTCCTGAAGATTACAGTGCTCTCCTTAACCAAGCCAGCCATTTTCAGTAAGTGGGGGAGGAGATTTAAGTCCTTTCAATTATCACCTTTCAGTGGGAAATCTGACAGAAATATTCATCTCACTTGTCTACTTTGTACTTTGGTCTCAGGTGCCCCAAGTCTACCGATGATGACAGGAAGCATCCAACCCTATGCCTGTTTTGTGGGGCCATGCTGTGCTCTCAGAGCTCCTGCTGTCTCAGCCAGCTGGATGGAGATGATGTTGGAGCTTGTACCGCCCACGCTGCTACCTGTGGCGCTGGAGTGGGCATGTTCCTCAGGTGGGTAAATTCTAGGCCATATAGGGATCAAAAGAATTATTTTCCAGCTTGAAAACTTGATTttaactgcatttaaaaaaactttgaattgTATTCTTTCTAGCTTGAAATGTCTTCTATAAATGAAGTTTGATTTCATGTTGACAGGATAAGAGAGTGTGAAATTGTGCTGATGGCCAGTAAGACTCGAGGAAGCACCTACCCTGCTCCTTACCTAGATGATTATGGGGAGACTGATCCTCACCTTGGGtaagaatttttttattatttatttctgggTGCCAAACTGTTATAACTTCTGCTGCATATGTTTCACAGCTGCAGTTTTAGGTGTACTAAACTATTTGTTACAAACCTGCGTTCGGAAAATATTTGCTGGGCCTGATGCTTTTCATCAATGACACCATGTGTCCTTGTTTGACTCAATTTCCAGATTAGGAGCAAGCTTATATGACACATGTTTCATTGTATTTAGTCAAATTTTAGTGCAGAAGAACACTGTACAAGTCACGCTGACCTATTTTGCAAAAGTCTTCCATCAAAGTCTTTCAGAGTTTAATGTCATTCAACAATGCGGTCAATGAAAGAAAACTACTAATCATATGAAACATTACTGTTTCTGTAGGCAGCATATAGGCATGGCCATGAAGTACATCATTTTGTTATATAAAGtatgaaatgtattgttttgttgttgttggacaaAACATTGAATAAATCAGGTCTTCTGTCTTTTAATTTCTAGAAGGGGCAATCCATTGCACCTTTGCCCAGAGCGCTACAAGAAGCTGAACCAGCTGTGGCAGCAGCACTGCATCCTGGAAGAAATTGCCCGCAGCCTAGAAGTGGTCAACGTTATGTTTGCCTTTGAGTGGCAGATGTTGTGATGATTGCTTCAGCTGTGGTGGTCGGAAAGTTAAGAGCACAGCCATAGAGCTCAATCTGCTCCAATGCtcctaaaagagagagagagagagacacacacacacacacacacacacacacatatacacacacacacaaccctccTATAGAGGAGGACTGAGCAGCCAATCCCTCCGTAATGAAACCCCTACTGGAGTCGAGAGAGGTGGGGCAGTCAAGAGGAAGAATATTGGAGGGTGATGAAGAATGAATAAACCCAAGTCGccttgttttaatttgattgtCTGCTTTGAGAATGAGTTTCTCCTAGAGAATTTGCAAAAAGGCTCATTCAAATAAAGATAAacatcagatacacacaaacaggtttCAGTTATcagtttatatatttgttttttctcagtAATGCTGTGAAATTTCTGCATTCTCTTTTGGTGTTAGCAATTATGATTTGTCATAAGTTATAATTTTTGGAATTGTGCGACTTTGAAGGGTACATTTGAAAATTAGGTATGGTCAGAGTTCTCACACATTTTTGCTACGACCATTATGTAAAGGGTCCAAATGATGCAACCACATCCTGTCACCTTTACTCACATATAGAAGCATATGTATTGGTTAAAACATGTATCGAATACATATACAATACGAATACAATACAAGTTGtattaaaacaaacagtatTATGAAAGGAGTATACAGTAACATGCCTCCATGATTTCTTGTTACAGATACAGATTTAATGataagaagacattttgacgctgttttctgaatatttcagccacattttgacattaatgCTTGTAAATCCTAATTGACATCAAGAATCAGTGATCGAATTATATGAAAACAAGTTACAAATCCTATAAGGATAAAGTGATTATGATGATCAGATATCCACTGTATGTTTGTAATGATTAAAACTTATCGAGGGGACCATTTCTAAACAGATTATTTGAGTCATATTTCACCATGTGGTGGGAATCCATTTaacaaaaattgaatttaagtaataaaaaaatgtatattctaTTTAGGAAGGGAATTTACTTTTcattgaaaagtaaaataagcGTGAATAAAAATGTCCTCCTTTTTGTGTTGACAGTACTATTTGACTTCCAGGCTGTGGAAATAAAGACTCTTGCCAATATACAGCAGAACTGCTCCTGTGCCATAAATCCAGCCTGTGTCTATAATATCTGTGTTATGGGATTAGATTtgtttacttgtaatggaataAACATCTCTTCTTGTTGCTCAGCCATAGAATCAAGGTATGATCTATTTTCCATCATCCATTTTGCACCATTTGTCAAGTGAGAGGCAAAAATGGGCAGCAGAGGACACAATTTAAACTTAATTAaaccacacattttaatttagcaacctccaagttttttttattttccccaatATTGAAGCTGCCAACAGCCAACATGTCAAAGGCCTAGTcattaaaaaaggaatgaagACATAGAAGCCTAGTTTGCAATGTACTTCTTTGGATCCCatataaaacaatcacaaacaacaaaatccaaCCATCTGCAGCTCAGAACGTGCTTGTCAAGCTTTTGGTTTCTCATCACggtaaaaatgagttttttcaTAAGACCATGGTGGCATTGCTGAGGCACATAAGAGTCAGTGTAGTGATGGCTTTACTGTTAAAAATGGCTGATGTGATGTGTACTCTATTACATTGGTACAATTTTGTTTGCTAAGGTCTGGTAAAATGCACAGCAAGGATCCAAAAATGTTTCTATTGATTTCATCACCCAGAACTACATTTCAAGTCAAAGCTCCCTGCACCTACATTTATagaaatgtaatatatatatctCTTATATTCTTGCtatggcaataaaaaaaaatggactgcATTTTCTATCATACTTTGAAGTAAAATCAGACAAAAAATGTGGTCTTCAACTTCAACAACCCACATCACTAATTTGTCTTCATCAAACAATTATATATTTCACGTTCATTTTGATTCCAGTGTTGCAACTGACAGCTgtccaaaaaggttttttaCACACGTTGCAAAACCACGATACACAGGCAatgaaatatcagaaaacagaagacagatgtacaaaaaatgtgtgataCAATAATAAATCATCAATAGTTGCAAAAAGTCAACAACAATATATTTTAgtttccacacacaaacacctctgTATAGGTATTTCTTAGTTGTAATTCTTGACTCTTATGGATAACAAccaataaatgtaatgtaacaacTCTTTTTAAGTAAAGAGGAAAAGGCCCTTACTGAGGCATGAGAAAGGTCAACTGGCTTCAGGTATTTCCTTTGGTGGCACATTGTCCGGCCCATAGTGTGCTTTGGAGGTTGAGGGAACATTAATGTTGGGATCTCCATTGTTGGCTGTGTCTATCTGGTTGCTTTTGCCTAGGCTCTTGATGATGTTCAGGTTGGTGCGGGCAGTTTCCATAAAGCTGTTTTCCAGCAGCCAGCCATCAGACTCAGAGTTGAGGTCGCCTTGTCTCAGCAAATTTTCCAGGGAGGTCTGGAGGTAACGAACCCCTGTCAACACCGACAgctaaaacaagacacacagatatTAGTGAGAGCCATATTACAATGGGTCAAATAACTagttttttatgtattgtttggtATGTGGTAATTTAGTATCTGACGTACAGTAATTTAAACTGAGTAGAGGACAATAGTAGAGTCCACTTCAGGTGCTGCATGGACAAACCAGAGATGATATGACAGTAAAGATTTGCTCAAGGATTGGTACTGCAAGTGTGTAAAGTAAATGTGGAATCACAGTGTTAGTGCTATtgctatgtattttttaaatatgaggaaaaaaacCAGCCAACCTTTTTATCTTAGCTGTTAAGTGATTTAATTTATCTGAAAGGATGATGTCTCATGTCTCAGTATTAAGATTAAGAGTTTACTGCAACACACTTGCACAAATGCAGTTCTTTTTGGAAAAC
It includes:
- the ubr1 gene encoding E3 ubiquitin-protein ligase UBR1, with amino-acid sequence MAEGEKSLDGLELSKEWLEAADSRAELFCYLKEQVPQIFCLKKESSPQEEEELMQRRLIYPLECFLFGEDPQEGLEKLKQGSSSSQLCGRVFKEGETVYSCRDCAIDPTCVLCMDCFQDSVHKSHRYKMHASSGGGFCDCGDVEAWKIGPCCSKHDPGAATAMVTDECGLEPEIYERAERLFRILLHYVTDFLVWEENLELSAELQPRTKENAYYCVLYNDEHHSYDHVIYTLQRSVNCDQADAQTHTALIDKEGRRAVKRGTLRSCQQAKDLIRSNSEHISLQPLRVEILHAAVMAHQTFVLRLGPWFQKIIGYSVGFRQAFCQVALEANIDRERPCLISRLMLHDGRMYKGARKIVHELIFCSMLMETEFKRLFAIEFTKHYKQLQKDFIIDDHDRSISITALSVQIFTVPTLARQLIEESNVIKVIVGTVMDLLREHLDDNNRFFFLGYNSDKFARIQVIFHDLRYILISKPTIWTEELRREFIEGFKAFLGLLKCMQGMEEVKRQFGQHIAVEPEWEAGFSLQIQLRHILAMFQDWCSSDEEILLLAFEECHKALMQCNNQPFNREATDFYMCKHILHVRPYKVSQEPVSIHLPISRLLAGLYVLLCKTEAVERLDDSESFDRTQLAEHPLRCVVLAAQVSAEMWRRNGLSLVSQVYYYQDVKCRDEMYDKDILMLQIAASKMDPNHFLMLVLLRFELFDYFNGSCSSKDQDELTQWNRLTEEMLYLLIVIIGERYVPGVSQVTKEDVTMREVIHLLCIEPMAHSSLVKGLPENESHETGLETVITKVATFKKPGVSGHGLYGLKKERLVEFNPFFYHYSRSQHSKAEESQKKRRTQEGNDKALRPPVPPAFCPPFSSIVRLLCCDIIIHVLRRVLQRAAEDRSTHWTEAMIQRALHLIGQALLEEKTQLEHSTVEEVTFDFSLKARRIGSEHGKSVFHFLSKIKAVPSLEAQNDMIKWVLQMFEIVKCLREKSSPTASMSMDTTKPEESAQDKEKAERKRKAEAAKLHRQKIMAQMSAMQKNFIESNKMLYENMPDSGAPGEAVTSTESCVMEHRELCVAIGPHRGSSPAEREVLTCILCQEEQEVVPQAPAMVLTACVQRSTVLTQCRGKIPTYKTDGTWTAYPLFMPPELAVGTHTGSCGHVMHATCWQKYFEAVQNMTRNRLHAELIIDLENGEYLCPLCKSLCNTVVPLIPFETLTFNYENAEIIGQHLTLPRWIQIISARIKGLKSVTQDNDCNTEGSSVDGDTGLCGEGQSDFRSILSYGVQEPRKFSDSIAEMLVVCATTVHRVGLQTAPNELCPYVPVMAWNTCAFTIQAIENILQEEGKPLFGSLQNRQLAGLKAIVQFSAAQRLKSSQAVIQRHFKDMLGILLPGIGRKNSPSLLEVDFFHLLVGLVLSIPALYQEEAVDLQPSAVSSAYNHLYILHLVTMAHILQVLISSKDFPVVAGEETEEARAASELYATVWLIPDVSGSSVAERVNRGIEPFLRCAALFFSCLTGVHPPEELSSTAVTSQGQREALCSYLALPSNVFQLFQDHRNTVAPLMQRWSGSPAVTKAMKSNIQTVRYPRRRNRLIDLPEDYSALLNQASHFQCPKSTDDDRKHPTLCLFCGAMLCSQSSCCLSQLDGDDVGACTAHAATCGAGVGMFLRIRECEIVLMASKTRGSTYPAPYLDDYGETDPHLGRGNPLHLCPERYKKLNQLWQQHCILEEIARSLEVVNVMFAFEWQML